A stretch of DNA from Leopardus geoffroyi isolate Oge1 chromosome B3, O.geoffroyi_Oge1_pat1.0, whole genome shotgun sequence:
GTCACCTCCTGACACTCCCCCTTTCCCCAGGATAAGGCGAGGCAGGGGCTGTAGGAGGAGGAGCTGGGTGTGGCAGGGGTCATCTGAGTTACCCGGCAATTGTCCTCCCATCAGTACCACGCGGAGCCAACAGCTTCCAGCATCTCCACCCTGGCTCTGTTGGGACAAGGCAGAAAACCTCAGATAAGGCGTTTTGGGGGCTGGAGGTGGGCGTCTGCTCTCATGCAAGCCCCTGGATGACCGATGTGCAGCCTGAGGCAAAGCCACTGCTGCAGAGCTGAGCACCTACTTTGGCTCCGGGGGCGGGTGTCCAGGGCCCACGGAGATCTGggaagtcctggggcgcctgtgtCAGAGCTGGTTGCTGCTCTGTGTTCTGCCGGCGGCTCCACAGTAGGTGGAGGGGGGCACACTGGCCAGGGCTGTGAATTAGTGACCTGAGGGGCAGGACTTCCTCTGTGCCATATACCGCCGGCTCGCGGGGTGCTCGCGGGGTCCGGAGGGGAGAAGCCGCGGTGATGCGAGGCCACACGTCAAGAGAGCCATGTGGAAGATCAGGAGAGGGAGCCTGGGTAGGGCTGCATGGTCCAGaaccttcctggaggaggtggccccGGAGCTCGGGTAAGGAAGGGCCAGCAGCGAGCAGCGTGGGCCGGGGGCGACCGGATGACAGGACACAGAGGAGGCCTGGCCACAGCCAGGGGGCAACAGGATGACAGGACAGGGTGGCCGGGCCAGGGTTTCCACGCCACAGGGGTGTGGACGCTGGGCCTGATTTGTCTTCCCCAGAGAAAACCAAGCAGCTCCTGTTTCGAGGGGCCCAGGCCTCTATGGACCACTTGTGGGAGGAAGGCTGTGCCATCGTTGACCTGCCGGAGTCCCCGAAGCCTGGCCCCACAGAGGCCCTTGGGACCCCCCGTGGGCAGATGCTGATCGGACCGGATGGCCGACTGACCAGGAGCCGAGCCCGGGCCTCCGAAGCTGGTGAGTGAGGCCAGCAGCTGGCACTTCCGGCCCCGCGCGGAGGATGGATGTGGGGGTGTGTCGTCCTTCATTCCTGATGCCGTCTGCCGGGGAGCTCTTCCGTTCCTGGGCAGGCGGGAGCTGGGGAGCCCAGAAGGCTCCTGACGTCAGgaggctctgccctcccccaaccccgaCATCCAAGCCCTGGGTTTTGAAGCAGCCTCTGGCTGGGCGTCAGGAGAGGAGTGGAAACCCTCTTGGCGTCCTGCCTGCTTTCCATCTGGGCGGGAGCAGCTCAGACCACCGCCCTCGCCCTTGTTGCGGGGTAGATACCACAGtccttgccccccccccgcccccaggcccggAGCGCAGTCTTTGCTAAGCAGTGGTGCACGGGCCACGCTTTGGGACACCGGGGCTAGGGTCACGAGACGAAGGCCACAAGAGTTCTGATACGAGCCACCAGGGGGAGAACTGCTCCTTCCCGCTCTGACTTGGGGATGGCAGAAAGGACGGGGACGGGGTCGCGGAAGCCGGCCTCTTACGTGCCCCTGGGCTCCTGGGGTCTCCCGAGTGAACGAGGGTCTGTGGGCCGTGCTTTCTTGTAGGTGGTCAGGAGGACCCCTGGTAGGGGGCAGGTCAGCCCTCTGTCCACGGGTCGGGGAGGCGGGGCCCCGCAGCCGCTGCAGGGCTGACGGCGGCGTCTCTTCCTCACAGACCCGTCCGGGGCAGCGACCAGGGCCTGCTCCTCGTGCGTGCGAGCCGTGGACGGGAAGGCGGCGTGTGGCCAGTGTGAGCGCGCCCTGTGTGGGCGGTGCGTGCGAATCTGCTGCAGCTGCGGGGCTGTGGCCTGCGCGCTGTGCGCCCTTGTGGAGTAAGTGACCGACCGCGGGGGCCCGAGCAGGTGCCAGGTGCCGGAGCGTCCCGGTCCAGCTGGGGGGCGGGCAGTGGGAGGGGCCCCGCGTGGCCTTGCTTCTCGGGATGCCGCGGTGCCCACGGATGCTTCACTGCTCTCACCTTTTTCTGAAGACCGATCTTTCCTCGAGGAAATCCAGGTCACGTGGGCCGCCAGCCCCGCCCTTTGCTCTGGGTCTGCCGTCTCAGTCACTTCGTGATTTGATCTTTCGAGGTCTGGTGTCGGGACTGTCGGCGTGGTTTTTCCCGGCAGGGAGCTCGCCGTTggtggaggcaggtgggggcaggcGCGGGTCCGTTTGCGGGTCTGCGCGTGGCTGGTTGCGGGCTGCCGGAGCCCCAGCGGAGCGTTTGCTTCGTGCGCTACTTGAGCGTGCGTCTGCCTCAGCTCCCTGGGTCCCAGTCCCACCCCCGCGCCACTGTTGGCTGGCCGGGCGGGGGTGAACGGGGCCCCCGTGCAGACTCCGAGCCGGTTGTGTCGACCTCCAACCGGCTTAGTCCCGACAGTCTTTAGAACCAACCACGGGAAGCAGACACCCAGCTCTGGTGGGCCCGCCGGCGAGCCCTGGCGAGCCCCGGAGAGCGGGGGCAGGGGTGCGGCCCGGAGTGAGGGTGGGGGACTGGGAGCTCCGTGCTGTCCGGTTTGGGCACATTGTGCACGTGGCgtgtctttgctttgtttttgccgGTTTCTTCTCTTCATATTCACGGGCAGACTGAGGGGGGCCGGGCCCTTCTGGTGTCCCCCCCGCTTACCTCCTCTCCTGCGGGGGGGCTGAGCACAGAAGGGCAGGCGAGGGCGAGAGAGTTGCCGGGagccctcctccctgcagccccgaGTGCAGGAACCTTCTTCCTGCCCGACAGCGTCGTCCTGGCCTTGACTTCctgctcttccccccacccccaccccaccccttacCTACAGAAGTCGCCTGTGATCGGGGCGGCCACACGCCCATCTCTGAGCCCAAATGGGCTGGGTTCCTGCCCCATTGTACGAGTGACTTGCTCCGGGTCACAAGGCCAAAGCGGCATCCCCAGGTTTAGAAGCCAGGCCGTGGCCTCAtagcccctcccctgcaggtcccccccccccccccgcaggtgtcccctccccccaaggtGGGTTCCGTGCCAAGGCTCTGCTCTCACTAAAATGCAGCCCGGTGGGCCACGCATGGCCACCTTGGGGCCCACGGCTCCTGACTCGCCCGTGGGCCACAGGCTCACTGTCCTCCCTGCCAGGCTGGGCAGCTCTGACTTTTTGCATCTCCGACGAAAACGGGTTTCCTTGGGCGTTCTGTAACGTGCTGCCAATTCCTTGTCCTTTTGGCGTCTCTCCTGATGAATTTCCCCTGCGATTCGCTGAGCCTCTGTGGTCCAGTAAACCCTGCCTGGAGACTGGGAGAtctctggggtggggcgggggccgCAGATGGGCCCGTCAGCAGTTCTCACGCCCCGTTGGCCGGAGGTCCGAGGTCGGGCGTCGGCGGGACCGCCTCTTCCCGAGGCTCAGGAAGGCCGGCTCCGGGCCCCCTCTGGGCCCCGCCCCCCCGGTGGCTGTGGGCGCACTTCGGGGTTCCCCTGTGGCCTCACGTGGTCTTCCTCCGGGGACGCCGGCCGTGCAGGGTGAGGGACCTCGTGTTAAGTAGTTCTGTATGCGGCTCACGGCCCTGTGTCCAGATGAGGTCGAGGGACTGGGGGGGGTCAGCCTGGGGACTCAGCTCAGCCCCTCAAAACGGTTCTCCTCTCTTCCCCGTGGTGCTGCAGCTGTGGCGACGTTCAGGAGACGGTGCTCTGTGCCAGCTGTGCCAGGTTCGAGGCCTGAGGGCCGGGAGCGGACGACAGCCTTCCTGGACGGCCGCGCCAGTGGCGACGCCGAGGGACCCTGGGGGGCGGGGtgtctattttatattttgtactgAGGGCGGAAGCGAATAAACCCCTTTATATTTGGACCAGAGGACTCGCTGAACAGTTCTGGGGTGCGGCCTTCTGGAGACCTCTGTGCCTGCTCCCCCATCTTGTACGTGGGAAACGGGCGTCCAGAGTCTGCTATTTGCAGCCCTTCCAGCCAGCAGTGGTGCGAGAGGACGGACTCTACAGTTCGTGGCCAcggtgccagagtggctcagggTTGGTGTCCCAGACTGTCCCTCACGTGCCCCCATCTGGGTGCCCGCGTGGTCGGGGCTCCCGGTGACCTGACAGTCCCTGCTCTCTGGGAGTGACGGCCGGGCAGTCCTCACGTCGGGGGCAGCCGATAGGAGCAGCGGGGCGGCTGGACCAGCAGGCTGTGGGTCTCCGTCACCTGGAGCCTCCACCCTGGTCCCCACACCGAGGCTCCCCTGCCGTCAGACTCCGCATCCTAGACAGAGTctagggggtggaggggggtgggcaggggacgGCGGGGTGGCGGGCTGGAGCCGGGCCCAGGGTGTGGTTTGCTATGTCGGGGCATCATAGAAGCCACtgaagcagagacagggaggccgCCTGGAGGGGGGCGGCGGGCGCCCGGGGCCTTCCTGAACCCATACTGTTCAAGGCCTTCCGGCTCAGGGGCCTGGGGCTCTGGCTAACCGGCAGGCTGCGCCCTGAGCAGCAGACATGGCCATCCTCGACCTGGGACCTCCTCGCGTCCAGCTTCCTGCTGGGGCTGCAGGCCGTGACCCCAGGAAGCACGACATCACGCTGGTAATTTGGGGAATGCAGCTcaaaaccacctcacacctgtcgggATGGCCGTTATCGAGACAAAAAGcgagtgttggcgaggatgtggagacagtgGGTCCCTGTGCACCGTCTGGGAGCGTAAGGTGGCGTGGCCGTTGCGGAAACAGCCCGCGGTTCCTCGGAAAGTCAGAGGCAACTGCCGTGTGGTGAGCAGCCCCACTACCGGGTGACAGTGAAAGAAGGAACCTGAAGGCAGCAGCCCGTCCCCCTGCTCCCCACGGCACAGCTCACGGGATCCAGAGGGAGGCCACCCGCGTGCCCCCTGACCATTGGGCGGATGGACACTGCAGCCCGTCCGTGTGACAGggtccttggggggggggggggtgtcctgcCCCTGCTGCAGCGTGGACGGACCGTGAGGACACGGTGCTCAGTGACGTCAGCCGGCCCTGAGAGGGCAGATCGCTTATGACCCCTCTCGTGCCGTCCGTACACACAGTGGGACGGGGGCGCCAGGGGCCGTCGGGGGGAAGGGGTGTCCGTGTTTCGTGGGGGCGGAATTTCAGTTGTGaagatgggtggggggtggtgaggggtgCACGACACCGTGGGCCCACGTGGTGCCATTGACGGCGCTTCGGAGTGGTGACAAGTGTGTGTGCTACCAGTGGAAAGACCATAAAGCCTTGGTtggcgagcataattcgttccggaaacatgcttgttaTCCAAAGCACCTGCATcgcaaagcgaatttccccataagaaataccggaaactcagatgattcgttgtACAAcccaaatatattcatataaaaatggttaCGGTGCTGTAATACAACATAATAAAATGCAGATTACAAAGCTAAATTAACCTGCCCTTTGAAAACCCTCCTGGCTGGTGTGAGGGGCACAAGAGAGGAGGGTTGCTGTGTAGGACGACTCTGATCACTGACGGAATCACTGCTCTCTGTTGGCTCCATGGAATCTTCCGTGCAACTTCAACAAAGAACCTGTCcgatgacctagaatgaagcaaagcattcctgagctccctcttggatggaaaagcaaaggacggcccagaggtgctttgaagtgacaaaaatacacaagtgccagttgtgggcaccttccaacgtcctgaaaaatcactgatttcttccAAACACCGCGGCCTGAGACCGAGcgtctgagcatgggagatgatcacccacaatcccacagcgagtgagcaagagagagaactaTTGGctagttgtgatcatgtgacatctgGCAGCACGTACTGCTCATATCGCAGGACGCCACTCGTgtgtcaagttaaaatttatcagagggacgcctgggtggctcaggtggttgagtgtccgacttcggctcaggtcatgaactcacggctcgcgagttcgagccccgcatcgggctctgtgctgacagctcagagcctggagcctgcttcggattcagtgtctccctctctctctgcccctcccctgcttgtgctctctgtctcaaaagtaaataaacgttaaattttttttttaatttatcagaaatgtttgctcgtcttgtgttAGACACGGAATGAGCTTCCCGCAGTCCAAGGTGTTTCTGTGTTTAGAACGTCCAAGCCCTCGACTGCCGAAAGCAGAAGTCACGGCAGGTTTGTGGACGTGGCACGGGACGGCCGCACGGGGCTGGGAGACGCCGCCCTGTCCCCATGCCAGGGGTGCTCTGGCAGCACTGAAGGCGGACCGGGAAGTTGCCAGTGTGCACGGTCCACGTGCACGTCGGTCCTTGAGCAGCCGGGCTGTGGCGCGACGTGCCACTTGGTATCGTGGGCTGGATCCGCGGCGGAAAGGGAACgttaaagaaaactggaaaaacaagcCACTGACGGAGATAAAATGGATGTTCACACGAGTCCTTTAATCCAAAATAAGGTGGGGAAAGACGGAGGAGGGAACACAGGAAAAGGGCAAGAGGGTTTGTAAGCCCAGCCGGCTGACGGCGGTCTATGTGTGAGCACTGGGAGGGCCTCAGTCAAGGCCAGACGTGGTCAGA
This window harbors:
- the SIVA1 gene encoding apoptosis regulatory protein Siva isoform X1, encoding MPKRGCTFTDAAPLQLKVRVGQRELSRGVCAERYSREIFEKTKQLLFRGAQASMDHLWEEGCAIVDLPESPKPGPTEALGTPRGQMLIGPDGRLTRSRARASEADPSGAATRACSSCVRAVDGKAACGQCERALCGRCVRICCSCGAVACALCALVEKSRSRGPPAPPFALGLPSQSLRDLIFRGLVSGLSAWFFPAGSSPLVEAAVATFRRRCSVPAVPGSRPEGRERTTAFLDGRASGDAEGPWGAGCLFYILY
- the SIVA1 gene encoding apoptosis regulatory protein Siva isoform X2; translation: MPKRGCTFTDAAPLQLKVRVGQRELSRGVCAERYSREIFEKTKQLLFRGAQASMDHLWEEGCAIVDLPESPKPGPTEALGTPRGQMLIGPDGRLTRSRARASEADPSGAATRACSSCVRAVDGKAACGQCERALCGRCVRICCSCGAVACALCALVESGVGTVGVVFPGRELAVGGGSCGDVQETVLCASCARFEA
- the SIVA1 gene encoding apoptosis regulatory protein Siva isoform X3 gives rise to the protein MPKRGCTFTDAAPLQLKVRVGQRELSRGVCAERYSREIFEKTKQLLFRGAQASMDHLWEEGCAIVDLPESPKPGPTEALGTPRGQMLIGPDGRLTRSRARASEADPSGAATRACSSCVRAVDGKAACGQCERALCGRCVRICCSCGAVACALCALVDCGDVQETVLCASCARFEA
- the SIVA1 gene encoding apoptosis regulatory protein Siva isoform X4, which produces MPKRGCTFTDAAPLQLKVRVGQRELSRGVCAERYSREIFEKTKQLLFRGAQASMDHLWEEGCAIVDLPESPKPGPTEALGTPRGQMLIGPDGRLTRSRARASEAAVATFRRRCSVPAVPGSRPEGRERTTAFLDGRASGDAEGPWGAGCLFYILY